The following proteins come from a genomic window of Flavobacterium eburneipallidum:
- the mtaB gene encoding tRNA (N(6)-L-threonylcarbamoyladenosine(37)-C(2))-methylthiotransferase MtaB produces the protein MENRKKVAFYTLGCKLNFSETSTIARSFQDEGFDRVDFEEVADMYVINTCSVTENADKQFKQVVRKAMKLNDKAFVAAVGCYAQLKPEELAAVDGVDLVLGATEKFKITDYINDLSKNDYGEVHSCEIEEADFYVGSYSIGDRTRAFLKVQDGCDYKCTYCTIPLARGISRSDELQNVLKNAKEISAQNIKEIVLTGVNIGDYGKGEFGNKKHEHTFLELVQELDKVEGIERLRISSIEPNLLKNETIEFVSKSRTFVPHFHIPLQSGSNDILKLMKRRYLREIYTERVNKIREVMPHACIGVDVIVGFPGETDEHFLETYHFLNDLDISYLHVFTYSERDNTEAALMPNVVPNNVRAKRSKMLRGLSVKKRRSFYESQIGSNRKVLFESENKEGYIHGFTENYVKVKTPWNPELVNTLHEINLTKIDEDGSVRMEFLNVKA, from the coding sequence ATGGAAAATAGAAAAAAAGTAGCGTTCTACACGCTGGGTTGCAAGTTGAATTTTTCAGAAACTTCAACCATTGCCCGAAGTTTTCAGGACGAAGGTTTCGACCGCGTCGATTTTGAAGAAGTGGCTGATATGTATGTTATCAACACTTGTTCGGTAACTGAAAATGCCGATAAACAATTCAAACAGGTCGTTCGAAAAGCAATGAAACTCAACGACAAAGCTTTTGTTGCCGCTGTTGGCTGTTATGCCCAATTAAAACCCGAAGAATTAGCCGCTGTTGATGGAGTTGATTTAGTTTTGGGAGCTACTGAAAAGTTTAAAATTACCGATTACATAAACGATCTTTCCAAAAATGATTACGGAGAAGTACATTCCTGCGAGATCGAAGAAGCTGATTTCTATGTAGGAAGTTATTCCATTGGCGACAGAACTCGTGCTTTCTTAAAAGTACAAGACGGTTGCGATTACAAATGTACGTATTGTACGATTCCATTAGCGAGGGGAATTTCTCGAAGTGATGAATTGCAGAATGTGTTGAAAAATGCCAAAGAAATCTCTGCTCAAAATATCAAAGAAATCGTTTTGACGGGTGTAAATATTGGCGATTACGGAAAAGGAGAATTTGGAAACAAAAAACACGAACATACTTTCTTGGAATTAGTCCAAGAATTGGATAAAGTAGAGGGAATCGAAAGATTAAGAATATCTTCTATCGAACCGAATTTATTGAAAAATGAAACCATTGAATTTGTATCCAAAAGCCGAACTTTTGTACCCCATTTTCATATTCCACTTCAATCCGGAAGTAACGATATTCTGAAGTTGATGAAGCGTCGTTATCTTCGTGAAATTTATACCGAAAGAGTAAATAAAATTCGCGAAGTAATGCCACACGCTTGTATTGGTGTGGATGTGATTGTTGGTTTTCCTGGAGAAACTGATGAACATTTCCTAGAAACCTATCATTTCTTGAATGATTTGGATATTTCTTATTTACACGTTTTTACCTATTCTGAACGTGATAATACGGAAGCGGCTTTAATGCCAAATGTTGTCCCGAATAACGTTCGAGCCAAAAGGAGTAAAATGCTGCGTGGATTATCGGTAAAAAAACGCCGTTCTTTTTATGAAAGCCAAATTGGAAGTAATAGAAAAGTATTGTTTGAAAGTGAAAATAAAGAAGGTTACATTCACGGATTTACCGAAAATTATGTAAAAGTAAAAACGCCATGGAATCCAGAATTAGTAAACACTTTACACGAAATCAATTTGACCAAAATTGACGAAGATGGAAGTGTGCGAATGGAGTTTTTAAACGTTAAAGCATAA